The Drosophila nasuta strain 15112-1781.00 chromosome 2L, ASM2355853v1, whole genome shotgun sequence genome window below encodes:
- the LOC132798256 gene encoding alpha-1,6-mannosyl-glycoprotein 2-beta-N-acetylglucosaminyltransferase-like: MENKQVKFYIVWICGLLLYIYLVIFLWEFSKFLKYSNVVETNKQQQLSEARFFNEADIQTLSIEEIKIRIISINKQQLVLNEEAYGPLANDSVIVLIQVHKRVEYLEHLIYSLSQARNISQALLIFSHDYYDNAINDLVQSIKFCKVMQIFYPHTVQMHPSEFPGDDPNECSQQSSIEGNPLSKCNNVLHNVTQMKHHWWWKANMVFNGLEITKHHQGLVLFLEEDHYVAEDFLHVLLLMQESRGNLCPDCNVLAIGNYLKSFQYFTYHKKVETEPWYVGKHNMGFAINRTLWTNINCCAKSFCNYNDYNWDWSLQHVSSWCLKSPLLVMAIKGTRVFHIGNCGFHHSSDDCTSVNLITKVQLVLKSAREAHQLYPTFLRIVKPLLLKRNHLSTNFHSYGRWADKRDHQLCLNNTLPNR, translated from the exons ATGGAAAACAAACAAGTCAAATTTTATATAGTCTGGATTTGTGGactattattatacatataccTTGTAATTTTCCTTTGGGAATTTTCCAAGTTTTTGAAGTACT CCAATGTTGTCGAgaccaacaaacaacaacagcttagTGAAG CACGTTTTTTTAATGAAGCAGATATTCAAACTCTGAGCATAGAGGAAATAAAGATTCGCATAATTAGTATTAATAAGCAACAATTGGTGCTCAATGAGGAGGCATATGGACCACTGGCAAATGATTCTGTAATTGTTCTAATACAg GTTCACAAACGTGTTGAGTACTTGGAGCATTTGATTTACAGTCTGTCGCAAGCACGAAATATCTCGCAGGCTTTGTTGATTTTCTCGCACGATTATTATGATAATGCCATAAACGATTTGGTGCAATCAATCAAGTTTTGCAAAGTGATGCAAATATTCTATCCACACACAGTACAAATGCATCCAAGTGAATTCCCAGGCGATGATCCTAACGAATGTTCGCAACAGAGTTCGATAGAAGG AAATCCCTTGAGTAAATGCAATAATGTGTTGCACAATGTTACGCAGATGAAGCATCATTGGTGGTGGAAGGCTAATATGGTTTTCAATGGACTAGAAATTACCAAGCATCACCAAG GTCTCGTTTTATTTCTGGAGGAAGATCACTATGTGGCTGAAGACTTTCTGCATGTGCTGTTATTAATGCAAGAGAGTAGAGGAAATTTGTGTCCAGACTGCAATGTGCTGGCAATCGGTAATTACCTAAAGTCATTTCAGTACTTTACATACCACAAAAAG GTTGAGACCGAGCCTTGGTATGTGGGCAAGCACAACATGGGCTTCGCCATCAATCGCACACTGTGGACTAACATAAATTGTTGTGCCAAGTCTTTTTGTAACTATAACGATTACAATTGGGATTGGTCACTGCAACACGTCTCCAGTTGGTGCCTCAAAAGTCCATTGCTTGTTATGGCAATCAAAGGAACGCGAGTCTTTCACATAGGCAATTG TGGCTTTCATCATTCCAGCGACGATTGCACTTCGGTTAATCTCATTACAAAGGTGCAACTTGTTTTGAAATCAGCTCGAGAAGCCCATCAACTCTATCCCACATTTCTGAGAATTGTCAAACCGCTGTTG